One segment of Schistocerca cancellata isolate TAMUIC-IGC-003103 chromosome 2, iqSchCanc2.1, whole genome shotgun sequence DNA contains the following:
- the LOC126147310 gene encoding greglin-like, with the protein MKAALVVLAVVAVVAVCGARRRSTTPRPCEDRCTLQYSPVCVRDPDGAYYLFSNECFLRVCRCRTDIEFTRLDDADECPSDARTKCPDQLRSPSDAYGESMEEPESRSDSSDSSEEGDSIRRRHEQQERYS; encoded by the exons TTGTCGCCGTGGTGGCGGTGTGCGGCGCGAGGCGGAGGTCGACCACGCCGCGACCGTGCGAGGACCGCTGCACCCTCCAGTACAGCCCCGTGTGCGTCCGCGACCCGGATGGCGCCTACTACTTGTTCAGCAACGAGTGCTTCCTGAGGGTCTGCAGGTGTCGCACCGACATTG AGTTCACGAGACTGGACGACGCCGACGAGTGTCCCTCCGACGCAAGGACGAAGTGCCCGGACCAGCTGCGCTCGCCGAGCGACGCCTACGGCGAGAGCATGGAGGAGCCCGAATCGCGGTCAGACTCCTCCGACTCGTCCGAAGAGGGTGACAGCATCAGGAGGCGCCACGAGCAGCAAGAGCGCTACTCCTGA